AATTATAGGATGAGGTTACAGCAATATTATGCAACTTGTCATATACAGAGTTGTACCACTGACCATTGTTTATTCCTGTTTCTAGCGGAGTTCTTCCTGGTGTTTGTTGCTCTGATCTTGACAATGTGTACGAAATCCAACCGTTTAATCGACCTTCGTTTTTACGGAAAAGTATTTCCAAACCGTAGGATCGTAATTGACCATTTAAAATAATTTGTTCAATAGCTTTATTTGCAATTAAATCGGCTCCGTCAATATAGTCCAATCGGTTTTGAACCTCTTTGTAATAAGTTTCTACCTCAAGAGAATACATGTCATCTTTGAAATTTTTAAAATAGCCCAACGCAACTTGATCTGCAATTTGAGGTTTGATAAAATTGTCACTCGGTGTCCACACGTCTAGCGGAGTAGGAGATGAGGTGTTTGATATTAATTGTAAATACTGTACCATCCTGTTGTAACTGGCTTTTACAGATTGTTCGTCATTAATTTGGTACGCAATGGACAAGCGTGGCTCAAGATAATTATAGTTCTTAATGACCTTGTTTTTACCATAAAATTGAGAACTTATGGGTGTAGCTTTTTCATAAATTTGCAACTCAGGATCAAAAAGGACTGGATTGTTGTTCTCATAAATATTTACTGTAGATTGCCCTAATCTATAAAACATACTGTAACGAAGTCCGTAAGAAAGCGCTATTTTATTAGATATTTCATGATCTGCATTTAAGTAAAGCGCTGGTTCAAAAGCGTATTTTTTATCTAGCTGGTCAAAGTTAATTCCAGAATTTTCATTGCTAGGTTTTATGGTGCCGGGATTGAATTCATAGTAAATGGCGTTCAGTCCATAATTTAATTTGAACTTATTTGAAATGTAGTTTTTAAAGTCGTATTTGACATTGTAGTTTTTAATACCAGAATCCCATTTGAAACCTACAAAATCCAAATCCAAACCATAATAATAGTCACTGTAGATTAGTGATAAGTTTGAAAATAATTTTTCTGAAAATAAGTGATTCCATCTAAGGTTTAAAGTAGCATTCCCATAAATATTGGTAAAACTGTCGCTAAGACTGAAAACATCTCGGCCAAAATACCCCGATAAATATAAACTGTTATTTGGGTTTAATTTATAGCTTAATTTGGTATTCAAGTCATAAAAATAAGCAGAGTTGTCTTTTTGCTCTTCAGAAAGTTTCAAGAACAAATGTGCATAAGAGCTGCGACCGCCTATTAAGAAAGATCCTTTGTCTTTTACTAATGGTCCTTCGGCCAAAATT
This portion of the Flavobacterium sp. CECT 9288 genome encodes:
- a CDS encoding TonB-dependent receptor; the encoded protein is MNSKKYILYFIVVLTSFCSFAQEKFTLSGTIIDASSNESLIGVNVVLPSLKTGVTTNEYGFFSITVPKGIYTIQVSYLGFQTLEESIDLNQNTIRNFKLVGNETILKEVIITDNKTKIDIKKPEMSVNKLSISAIKKMPVVLGEVDVLKSILLLPGVTNAGEGASGFNVRGGGADQNLILLDEATIFNSSHVFGFFSVFNPDAIKDLKLYKGGIPARYGGRASSVLDIYQKDGNSKEFHVNGGIGLISSRILAEGPLVKDKGSFLIGGRSSYAHLFLKLSEEQKDNSAYFYDLNTKLSYKLNPNNSLYLSGYFGRDVFSLSDSFTNIYGNATLNLRWNHLFSEKLFSNLSLIYSDYYYGLDLDFVGFKWDSGIKNYNVKYDFKNYISNKFKLNYGLNAIYYEFNPGTIKPSNENSGINFDQLDKKYAFEPALYLNADHEISNKIALSYGLRYSMFYRLGQSTVNIYENNNPVLFDPELQIYEKATPISSQFYGKNKVIKNYNYLEPRLSIAYQINDEQSVKASYNRMVQYLQLISNTSSPTPLDVWTPSDNFIKPQIADQVALGYFKNFKDDMYSLEVETYYKEVQNRLDYIDGADLIANKAIEQIILNGQLRSYGLEILFRKNEGRLNGWISYTLSRSEQQTPGRTPLETGINNGQWYNSVYDKLHNIAVTSSYNLNDKWSFGANFALQTGQPVTYPTGQYEYLGIVVPSYGLRNENRLPAYHHLDLAATLTPTKNKNRQWKGEWVFSIYNIYNRRNAASINFRQNADTGNNEAVRTSIFGMVPAVSYNFKF